A stretch of the Candidatus Binatia bacterium genome encodes the following:
- a CDS encoding LD-carboxypeptidase has protein sequence MLWRTWVEVQKPAPLKRGDKIAVVATAGAVQDEQLRAGVQALERAGFAVELSENILERNGYLAGDQEKRAKALQDFFTRGDIAAILSARGGFGSVQLLPLLDADVIRRHPKIFVGYSDLSIMLNWLLQRCGMVAFHGPMVAMELARGLTGPNAEFFWGTLLGKKRQWSLELGETIRPGIAEAEMAGGCLSTVITTVGTPYEVETRGKLLMLEDVAEKPYRIERMLTHLKMAGKLKDLAGLVFGTFTHCDGEGERDVRKIVHELFRDAPYPVATGLSAGHGDENLLMPFGVKMRLDANARALSLLESPVQ, from the coding sequence ATGCTGTGGAGAACCTGGGTAGAGGTGCAAAAACCGGCCCCGCTAAAAAGAGGAGATAAGATCGCCGTAGTGGCTACCGCGGGCGCGGTCCAGGACGAACAGCTCCGCGCCGGCGTTCAGGCGCTCGAGCGCGCCGGTTTTGCCGTCGAGCTCTCGGAAAATATTCTCGAACGCAACGGCTACCTCGCCGGAGACCAGGAGAAGCGCGCCAAGGCGCTGCAAGATTTTTTTACGCGCGGCGACATCGCCGCCATACTTTCCGCCCGCGGCGGCTTCGGCTCGGTCCAGTTGCTGCCTCTCTTAGATGCCGACGTCATCCGCCGTCACCCCAAAATTTTTGTCGGTTACAGCGACCTGAGTATCATGCTAAATTGGCTGCTCCAGCGCTGCGGCATGGTCGCCTTTCACGGCCCGATGGTGGCGATGGAGCTGGCCCGCGGCTTGACCGGACCGAACGCGGAGTTTTTTTGGGGAACGTTGCTGGGAAAGAAGCGGCAATGGAGCCTAGAGCTGGGAGAAACCATCCGGCCCGGGATCGCCGAGGCCGAGATGGCGGGCGGCTGCCTCTCCACCGTCATTACGACGGTCGGCACGCCCTACGAGGTCGAGACCCGCGGCAAGCTCTTGATGCTCGAAGACGTCGCCGAAAAACCCTATCGGATCGAGCGCATGCTCACGCACTTAAAAATGGCCGGAAAGCTCAAAGACCTTGCAGGTCTCGTCTTTGGGACCTTCACCCACTGCGACGGAGAAGGGGAGCGGGACGTGAGAAAAATCGTTCACGAGCTCTTCCGGGATGCGCCGTACCCGGTCGCGACGGGTCTCTCGGCGGGTCACGGCGACGAGAACCTGCTCATGCCTTTCGGCGTCAAGATGAGGCTCGACGCAAACGCGCGGGCGCTTAGCCTGCTCGAATCGCCCGTCCAATGA